The following proteins are co-located in the Halocatena salina genome:
- a CDS encoding pectate lyase family protein, whose product MAGIFAGRTAAETTVTNDESGAGSHFDPTVGFADPAPWLEDDDVEVLKVSEPAREPLAAAIDRDGPRVIVFETSGTIDLEMKSLEISNNKCWIAGQTAPTPGITLVRGGLYVEADDCVVQHLRVRPGDADAEPGSGWEPDAMHTGDDTKNNVIDHCSTSWAVDETLSVGYRTEDTTVSNCIIAEGLNDATHTKGEHGYGTLVGDLATNVTLVGNVWAHNTGRNPAPKGGTTSVIANNVIYHATDWITSFGGPGPGSDVPARSVVENNAYLRIGSHFIQFGHVHYDGNYMAPGTPAAVDKRLDERPLWPAGLELLPSGAVVDHQSAYVGARPADRTYHDRRIVEDVRASTGSIIDSQAEVGGYPALDVNTRELHVPTDTLRSWLRAHAVTVEQPRAKRRARSD is encoded by the coding sequence GTGGCCGGGATATTCGCGGGCAGAACGGCGGCAGAAACGACAGTGACAAACGATGAATCCGGGGCAGGATCACATTTCGATCCTACTGTCGGGTTCGCGGATCCGGCTCCGTGGCTCGAAGATGATGATGTCGAGGTGCTCAAAGTATCCGAGCCAGCGCGTGAGCCGTTGGCAGCCGCCATCGACCGGGACGGTCCTCGCGTGATCGTTTTCGAAACGAGTGGGACGATCGACCTCGAGATGAAGTCGCTGGAGATCAGCAACAACAAGTGCTGGATCGCCGGACAGACGGCTCCGACGCCGGGTATCACACTCGTTCGGGGCGGTCTCTACGTTGAAGCCGACGACTGCGTCGTTCAGCATCTCCGCGTCAGGCCGGGTGATGCCGATGCGGAACCGGGAAGCGGCTGGGAGCCGGACGCGATGCACACTGGTGATGATACGAAAAACAACGTCATCGATCACTGTTCGACCAGTTGGGCTGTCGACGAGACGCTCTCGGTCGGCTACCGGACGGAGGATACGACGGTGTCGAACTGTATCATTGCCGAAGGGCTCAACGACGCGACCCATACCAAGGGCGAACACGGATACGGGACGCTCGTCGGCGATCTGGCCACGAACGTCACGTTGGTTGGGAACGTCTGGGCACACAACACAGGACGAAATCCCGCGCCCAAGGGTGGGACGACGAGCGTCATCGCGAACAACGTCATCTATCACGCGACGGACTGGATTACGAGCTTCGGTGGGCCGGGTCCTGGGAGCGATGTACCTGCGCGCTCTGTGGTTGAAAATAACGCGTATCTTAGAATCGGCTCTCACTTCATCCAGTTCGGCCACGTCCACTACGACGGCAACTACATGGCACCGGGGACGCCGGCGGCGGTCGACAAACGTCTCGATGAGCGACCGTTGTGGCCGGCGGGACTGGAGTTACTCCCCTCTGGAGCAGTCGTCGACCACCAGTCGGCGTACGTGGGTGCGCGTCCTGCCGACCGAACGTACCACGACCGGCGCATCGTCGAGGACGTACGCGCCAGCACCGGGAGCATCATCGACAGTCAAGCGGAAGTCGGCGGCTATCCTGCTCTCGATGTGAACACCCGAGAACTGCACGTACCGACGGATACCTTACGAAGTTGGCTTCGAGCTCACGCCGTCACGGTCGAACAACCCCGGGCCAAACGGCGTGCAAGATCGGACTGA
- a CDS encoding alpha/beta hydrolase family protein, whose protein sequence is MTAHSAFQQRLTRLLRTSSREYGYDGETGEAFTSWQDTIRQELTGALGFPAVRAGGTCELDPERLETTENDGYERQYWRIRTETGVRVPFYLLVPDDEEPPYPVVLTIHGHCEEGKALTVGAINDDRSEITEERRDFARQAVQRGYAALAPDMRGFGELAGPEPDPEGYRSCTRLQKTAQLFDRTLAGERTWDVLQLVDFIEHEPTLNADRIGITGHSGGAAVSLFAAAVDDRLAPVVLNAYFCTFEDSIVAIDHCECNYVPGLLRLGEMWDIAGAIVPRPVAVVTGDEDPIFPVDGTRRAFSRLQAIYRNDGVEDVCELSVGSGTHRYYPGHVWPVIETHL, encoded by the coding sequence ATGACAGCACATTCGGCGTTTCAACAGCGTCTCACGCGACTCCTTCGTACCTCCTCACGCGAGTACGGATACGATGGAGAGACAGGGGAAGCGTTCACGTCTTGGCAAGACACGATCCGACAGGAACTGACAGGAGCACTCGGGTTTCCTGCGGTTCGAGCGGGTGGAACGTGTGAACTGGACCCGGAACGCCTTGAGACCACCGAAAATGACGGCTACGAGCGCCAGTACTGGCGCATTCGAACGGAGACTGGAGTTCGTGTTCCGTTCTATCTGCTCGTGCCCGACGACGAAGAGCCACCGTATCCCGTGGTACTCACGATCCACGGACACTGTGAGGAGGGAAAAGCGCTGACCGTCGGTGCCATCAACGACGATCGATCGGAGATCACTGAGGAACGACGTGATTTCGCTCGTCAAGCCGTCCAACGAGGATACGCAGCGCTTGCTCCGGACATGCGAGGGTTCGGTGAGCTGGCAGGTCCGGAACCCGATCCGGAGGGCTATCGGTCGTGTACACGGCTGCAAAAGACCGCCCAACTGTTCGATCGAACGCTGGCGGGCGAACGGACGTGGGACGTCCTACAGCTCGTCGATTTCATCGAGCACGAACCGACGCTAAACGCCGATCGGATCGGGATCACGGGACACTCCGGTGGAGCGGCGGTATCACTGTTCGCGGCGGCCGTGGACGACCGGCTGGCTCCCGTCGTGTTGAATGCGTATTTCTGCACGTTCGAGGATTCGATCGTTGCCATCGACCATTGTGAATGCAACTACGTTCCCGGGCTGCTTCGCCTCGGTGAGATGTGGGATATCGCCGGTGCGATCGTTCCCCGGCCGGTGGCCGTCGTCACCGGCGACGAGGATCCGATCTTTCCGGTCGATGGAACGAGACGCGCGTTCTCTCGGCTACAGGCAATCTATCGCAACGACGGCGTGGAGGACGTGTGTGAGCTGTCCGTCGGCTCCGGAACACATCGGTACTATCCGGGTCACGTGTGGCCGGTCATCGAAACGCACCTGTGA